A portion of the Gasterosteus aculeatus chromosome 12, fGasAcu3.hap1.1, whole genome shotgun sequence genome contains these proteins:
- the LOC120809294 gene encoding RNA-binding protein, mRNA-processing factor 2a, with protein MILSRNTCKTPSDPSAPSAARPRLLGSSRRQQDPPGSLRRTLGRHQSTRRSLILCAAAAAAAAGAADMSLKADAEPSSNVSIEEEVRTLFVSGLPVDIKPRELYLLFRPFKGYEGSLIKLTSKQPVGFVTFDSRTGAEAAKNSLNGIRFDPESPQTLRLEFAKANTKMAKSKLMATPNPTNIHPALGAHFIARDPYDLTGAALIPASPDAWTPYPLYTTELTPGLPHAAFTYPAAAAAAAALHAQMRWYPTPSDTSQPGWKSRQFC; from the exons aTGATTCTCTCTCGCAACACTTGCAAGACACCCTCGGACCCCTCTGCGCCCTCGGCCGCGCGCCCTCGCCTCCTCGGCAGCTCCAGACGCCAGCAGGACCCCCCCGGCAGCCTGAGGCGCACTTTGGGGAGGCACCAGTCCACGAGGAGAAGCTTGATCCtgtgcgccgccgccgccgcagccgcAGCTGGAGCCGCCGACATGAGCCTGAAAGCCGACGCGGAGCCGAGCAGCAACGTCTCCATCGAGGAGGAG GTACGAACGCTGTTCGTCAGCGGCCTCCCGGTCGATATCAAACCACGGGAGCTTTATCTTCTCTTCAGACCCTTTAAG GGTTACGAAGGGTCACTGATTAAGTTAACGTCAAAGCAG CCTGTCGGGTTTGTGACCTTTGACAGTCGCACTGGAGCCGAGGCTGCCAAGAACTCTCTAAAC GGAATCCGTTTTGACCCTGAAAGCCCCCAGACCCTGCGCTTAGAGTTTGCTAAAGCCAACACGAAGATGGCAAAGAGTAAGCTGATGGCCACACCGAACCCCACAAATATCCACCCTGCTCTAGGAGCTCACTTCATTGCACGGGACCCAT ATGACCTGACGGGGGCGGCGCTGATCCCGGCGTCTCCGGACGCCTGGACGCCGTACCCGCTGTACACCACGGAGCTGACCCCGGGCCTCCCCCACGCCGCCTTCACCTACCCGGcggccgccgctgccgccgccgccctccacGCCCAG ATGCGCTGGTACCCGACGCCCTCTGACACCTCCCAGCCTGGATGGAAGTCCCGGCAGTTTTGTTAG